TCTGCCGTATCTTCAGGCGCGAGTTAGACCTGGGAGGCCTCTTGCCCCTACACTTCGACGCTCACGAGGGTTTGCTTTTCCCTATGGTTTTGCCATGCTCTCGCGAAGGGCAGTAGCTCAATTGGCTAGAGTTGCCGTCTCCAAAGCGGCCGGTTGGGGGTTCGAGTCCCTCCTGCCCTGCACAGTGTTTTACCTGAAGTACTAAACGAAAGGAACGACGATGAGCGAGTCACACGAACAAGTTGCCGAGAAGCTCGGTCTATTTGCGCGCGTCGGTCTTTTCTACCGCCAAGTTGTTAACGAACTCACCAAAGTTGTTTGGCCAACACGTAATCAGTTAACCACCTACACAGCCGTGGTTATGGTTTTCGTAACTTTCGTTATTGCTGTCGTTTCATTGCTTGATCTTGTTCTTACAAAGATCGTCTTCTGGGTATTTGGATAAAGGAAGAACATGAGCGAAGAGATCAAAGCAGACGCCTTCGAGGCTGCGCTGGCAGCATCAGCTAGCGAGATTGCAACGCCTGTCGTTGAGGTAGTTGAAGAAATCGTTGCTGAAGTAGTTTCATCAACTGAGCCTGAATTGGCATTGGCATCTGATGAAGATGGCGATATCGAGTCAGATGAGAATGACCCAAATGCAGAATTCCGTCGCACACTTCGCACAGCGTTGGGCGATTGGTATGTAGTCCACTCTTATGCGGGCTATGAGAAGAAAGTAAAGGGCAACCTTCAAACCCGTATTCAGTCACTTAATATGGAAGATTACATTTTCCAGATTGAAGTTCCTGAAGAAGAAGTGAAGGAATTAAAGAACGGTCAGTTCAAGATGGTTAAGCGCAACATCTACCCTGGCTATGTTTTAGTTCGCATGGATCTCACCGACGAGTCATGGTCAGCAGTTCGTAACACTCCTGGTGTTACAGGCTTTGTTGGCAATGCACATCACCCAAGCCCATTGAGCATGGATGAAGTTGAGAAGATTCTTGCACCACGTCCAGTTAAGAAGTCTGACAAGGTAGATATTCGCCTTATCGACTTTGAAGTTGGCGAATCAGTCACAGTTATGGATGGTCCTTTTGCAACCCTTCCAGCATCGATCTCAGAGATCATGCCAGAGCAGGCAAAACTCAAGGTTCTTGTCTCTATCTTCGGACGTGAAACCCCTGTTGAACTTTCATTTGCCCAAGTACAAAAGATTTAATTTCAAGAACTACTAGAAAACAAAAAGAGGAAAAGAAATGGCACCAAAGAAGAAGGTAACCGGATTCATTAAGTTGCAGATCCAGGCTGGCGCAGCAACACCTGCTCCACCAGTAGGTCCTGCACTCGGTCAGCATGGTGTCAACATCATGGAGTTCGTCAAGGCATACAACGCTGCGACTGAAGCTCAAAAGGGCCAGATCATTCCTGTAGAGATCACTGTCTACGAGGATCGCTCATTCACTTTCATCACTAAGACACCTCCAGCATCACGTTTGATCTTGAAGGCTGCTGGCGTTGAAAAGGGATCTGCAGTTCCACACAAGACCAAGGTTGCAAACATCACCATGGCTCAAGTTGCTGAAATCGCAAAGCTTAAGATGTCAGATCTAAACGCAAACGACATCGACGCAGCTTCAAAGATCATTGCTGGAACAGCGAGATCAATGGGAATCACAACTAACGGATAAATAAAGAATTCTTCTTCTCAGAGTGAGAAGAAAATGTGGGAGAACCGCGCTGGTTCGCTAACCACAACCCAAGAAAGAATGAGGATGAAATGAAGCGCTCAAAGAAATATAACGAGGCTGCAGCAAAGGTAATCAAGGATCACCTTTACACACCACTCGAGGCAGTAACACTTGCCAAAGAAACATCAACAGTTAAGTACAACGCTTCTGTAGAAGTTGCTTTAGTACTTGGCGTTGACCCAAAGAAGGCCGATCAAGCGATCCGCTCAACTGTTAACTTGCCACACGGAACAGGTAAGACTGCTCGCGTTTTGGTTTTTGCTAACGGAGAAAAAGCAGATGCAGCTCGCGCAGCTGGCGCAGATATCGTCGGTGGCGATGAATTGATCGAAGAAGTTTCAAAGGGTCGTCTTGATTACGACGCAGTTGTTTCAACACCAGATCTCATGGGTAAGGTCGGTCGCCTTGGAAAGGTTCTTGGACCACGCGGCTTAATGCCAAACCCAAAGACAGGCACAGTGACAACTGATGTTGCTAAGGCTGTTGAAGATATCAAGGGCGGAAAGATTGAGTTCCGCGTTGATAAGAACTCAAACCTTCACTTCCTTATCGGCAAGGTTTCATTTACTGCCGATCAGCTAGCTGAGAACTACGCAGCAGCGATGGAAGAAGTTATGCGTGCTAAGCCAAACTCTTCAAAGGGTCGCTATGTGCAAAAGGCAGTTGTTTCAACAACTATGGGACCTGGAATCGCAGTAGATCCAAACCTAGTTCGTGAGCCAGTAGCCAACTAAGAATTTGACGGGGGTAGGCCAGCCGGCCTACCCTCTACCCATAACCAAAGACCGCAGGTCTAGATCAACCGCAAGGAAGATCTAAATAAATGAGGAAATCTCAGCCCGCGTAGGTGTTCATGTTAATCCGTGGCGCTTACGCGTTACGGATTTTTTTATTTCCTGTGATCACTAAGTACCAGGAAAGGTGAACCGAATGGCTCGCCCAGATAAAGCATCAGCAGTTGCAGAGCTAACGGAAGACTTCCGTACAGCCACAGCCACTGTCCTTACTGAATATCGCGGACTATCTGTGACTTCAATGAAGGAACTTCGCCGTGCACTTGGTGAAAAGACCAAGTACTCAGTAGTTAAGAACACTCTTACAAAGATTGCAGCAAAGGATGCCGGAGTTGATCTTTCACCAGATCTTCTCGTTGGTCCTTCAGCTGTTGCCTTCATTAAGGGAGACCCAATCGATGCGGCTAAGAGCCTGCGCGATTTCGCAAAAGAGAATCCATTCCTTGTAATCAAGGGTGGAGTCTACGAAGGCAAAGCAGTAACCAAAGAAGAGATCATGCAGCTCGCTAACCTCGAGTCTCGTGAAGTTCTATTGGCAAAGCTTGCTGGTGCGATGAAGGGATCGCTTGCTAAGGCTGCTCGTATTTTCGATGCATTGCGTATCAAGCTTGAAGCAGAACAAGGTGCACCTGCACCAGTAGCAGCAGCTGCACCAGTAGCTGAGGCAGTAGTAGAAGCACCAGCTGCAGAAGCTGTTGCACCAGAAGTTGTGGCTGAAGTTGCTGAAGTTCCAGCAGCAGAAGCAACTGAAGCATCCACAGAAACAGAAGAGAAGGAATAACGAATATGACAAAGCTCAACACACAAGACCTATTGGCACAATTCAAGGAAATGACATTGGTCGAGCTCTCTGAGTTCGTTAAGTCATTTGAAACTGAATTCGATGTAACAGCAGCAGCTCCAGTAGCAGCAGCAGGCGGCGGCGCAGCAGCAGGCGGCGGCGATGCAGCAGCAGCACAAGATGACTTCACAGTTATCTTGGAAAATGCTGGTTCAGCAAAGATTGCAGTGAT
This DNA window, taken from Candidatus Planktophila vernalis, encodes the following:
- the secE gene encoding preprotein translocase subunit SecE, producing the protein MSESHEQVAEKLGLFARVGLFYRQVVNELTKVVWPTRNQLTTYTAVVMVFVTFVIAVVSLLDLVLTKIVFWVFG
- the nusG gene encoding transcription termination/antitermination protein NusG encodes the protein MSEEIKADAFEAALAASASEIATPVVEVVEEIVAEVVSSTEPELALASDEDGDIESDENDPNAEFRRTLRTALGDWYVVHSYAGYEKKVKGNLQTRIQSLNMEDYIFQIEVPEEEVKELKNGQFKMVKRNIYPGYVLVRMDLTDESWSAVRNTPGVTGFVGNAHHPSPLSMDEVEKILAPRPVKKSDKVDIRLIDFEVGESVTVMDGPFATLPASISEIMPEQAKLKVLVSIFGRETPVELSFAQVQKI
- the rplK gene encoding 50S ribosomal protein L11; this encodes MAPKKKVTGFIKLQIQAGAATPAPPVGPALGQHGVNIMEFVKAYNAATEAQKGQIIPVEITVYEDRSFTFITKTPPASRLILKAAGVEKGSAVPHKTKVANITMAQVAEIAKLKMSDLNANDIDAASKIIAGTARSMGITTNG
- the rplA gene encoding 50S ribosomal protein L1, which codes for MKRSKKYNEAAAKVIKDHLYTPLEAVTLAKETSTVKYNASVEVALVLGVDPKKADQAIRSTVNLPHGTGKTARVLVFANGEKADAARAAGADIVGGDELIEEVSKGRLDYDAVVSTPDLMGKVGRLGKVLGPRGLMPNPKTGTVTTDVAKAVEDIKGGKIEFRVDKNSNLHFLIGKVSFTADQLAENYAAAMEEVMRAKPNSSKGRYVQKAVVSTTMGPGIAVDPNLVREPVAN
- the rplJ gene encoding 50S ribosomal protein L10, producing the protein MARPDKASAVAELTEDFRTATATVLTEYRGLSVTSMKELRRALGEKTKYSVVKNTLTKIAAKDAGVDLSPDLLVGPSAVAFIKGDPIDAAKSLRDFAKENPFLVIKGGVYEGKAVTKEEIMQLANLESREVLLAKLAGAMKGSLAKAARIFDALRIKLEAEQGAPAPVAAAAPVAEAVVEAPAAEAVAPEVVAEVAEVPAAEATEASTETEEKE
- the rplL gene encoding 50S ribosomal protein L7/L12; the encoded protein is MTKLNTQDLLAQFKEMTLVELSEFVKSFETEFDVTAAAPVAAAGGGAAAGGGDAAAAQDDFTVILENAGSAKIAVIKEVRGLNSSLGLKEAKDLVDATPATLLEKVNKETAEKAKAALEAAGATVTIK